One Penaeus chinensis breed Huanghai No. 1 chromosome 12, ASM1920278v2, whole genome shotgun sequence DNA segment encodes these proteins:
- the LOC125030899 gene encoding uncharacterized protein LOC125030899, whose protein sequence is MAAVAASGIAAAFVVGAVGLGIASVARTLANIRFRRRYHHRYGRSIREDAAALERTMALIRQEDVTGCGMRLVCELGARPARDRDAHGDAILELVGTLPPGSDLHALSAGEGVSALQEYRRARSLGERGHDCEKAFRFCPFNGTELMSAVVGYVS, encoded by the exons ATGGCCGCCGTCGCCGCCTCTGGCATCGCTGCCGCCTTCGTCGTGGGCGCCGTCGGCCTCGGCATCGCCAGCGTCGCCAGGACCTTGGCCAACATTCGCTTCCGCCGCCGATACCACCACCGCTACGGCCGCTCGATTCGCGAGGACGCGGCGGCGCTGGAGCGGACGATGGCGCTGATCCGACAGGAGGACGTCACCGGCTGCGGGATGCGGCTCGTGTGCGAGCTGGGGGCGCGGCCCGCCCGCGACCGCGACGCCCACGGAGACGCCATCCTGGAGCTCGTCGG gacactCCCCCCAGGATCCGACCTTCACGCCCTCAGCGCCGGCGAGGGAGTCAGCGCCCTCCAGGAGTACAGGAGAGCCAGGAGTCTGGGTGAACGTGGCCATGACTGCGAGAAAGCATTTCGTTTTTGTCCTTTTAATGGCACGGAACTCATGTCAGCCGTTGTGGGTTATGTGTCATGA